In Aegilops tauschii subsp. strangulata cultivar AL8/78 chromosome 3, Aet v6.0, whole genome shotgun sequence, one genomic interval encodes:
- the LOC109777171 gene encoding L-type lectin-domain containing receptor kinase SIT2 encodes MAPKEHIFLLLRPAIPLLVLLPLVASTTSNDSFSFLYHGFSGVNLTLDGNAMVTPDGLLELTNDTINLGHAFYPTPLSLSGSPNGTVRSFSLSFAFAILSVHDGISADGMAFFVAPTKNLSNTWAQYMGLLNSGNNGNASNHMFAVELDTTQNEEFQDMDNNHVGIDINSLNSLQAYRTGYYDDGSGSFNNLTLISGKAMQVWADYDGESTQINVFLAPLGFAKPVRPLLSSPYNLSTVLREPSYIGFAATTGAISTIHCVLGWSFAMNGPAPAIDTSKLPKLPRLGPEPRSKVLEITLPIATATFVLVVGTVIILFLRKRFRYRELREDWEVDFGPHRFSFKDLFHATEGFKEKNLLGVGGFGKVYKGTLPKSKLKIAVKRVSHESRQGMKEFIAEVVSIGRLRHRNLVPLLGYCRRKGELLLVYDYMSNGSLNQYLYSEDGKPSLNWEERLHIIKGVAFGLFYLHEKWEKVVIHRDVKPSNVLLDSEMNARLGDFGLSRLYDHGTDPQTTHMVGTMGYLAPEFVRTGKASALTDVFAFGIFLLEVTSGQRPIKQNPFGNKHTLVDWVIERWHNGSLMDTVDPRLQGHYGVDDASLVLKLGLLCSHPFTSARPTMRQVMQYLEGDTPLPELTPAHFSFTMQALTQNRGLESPNLQYPQLSTSFATFSDLSGGR; translated from the coding sequence ATGGCTCCGAAGGAGCACATCTTCCTCCTCCTACGTCCTGCCATCCCACTCCTCGTTCTGCTTCCCCTTGTTGCATCCACAACCAGCAACGACAGTTTCAGTTTCCTATACCATGGCTTCTCTGGTGTCAACCTCACCCTCGACGGCAACGCCATGGTCACGCCGGACGGGCTCCTCGAGCTCACCAACGACACCATCAACCTCGGCCACGCCTTCTACCCGACCCCGCTGAGCCTGAGCGGGTCGCCCAACGGCACGGTGCGGTCCTTCTCCCTCAGCTTCGCGTTCGCCATCCTCTCCGTCCACGACGGCATAAGCGCCGACGGCATGGCCTTCTTCGTCGCCCCTACCAAGAACCTCTCCAACACGTGGGCGCAGTACATGGGCCTCCTCAACAGCGGCAACAACGGCAACGCCAGCAACCACATGTTCGCCGTTGAGCTCGACACCACCCAAAACGAGGAGTTCCAGGACATGGACAACAACCACGTTGGCATCGACATCAACAGCCTCAACTCCTTGCAGGCCTACCGCACTGGGTACTACGACGACGGGAGTGGATCCTTCAACAACCTGACCCTTATCAGCGGCAAGGCGATGCAGGTATGGGCTGACTATGATGGGGAGTCCACGCAGATCAACGTGTTCTTGGCTCCTCTCGGATTCGCTAAGCCGGTGAGGCCACTGCTTTCGTCTCCCTATAACCTCTCCACAGTTCTGAGAGAACCATCCTACATCGGCTTCGCAGCCACAACCGGCGCAATTAGCACGATCCACTGCGTTCTAGGCTGGAGCTTCGCCATGAACGGCCCTGCTCCAGCCATCGACACATCCAAGCTCCCAAAGCTACCACGTCTTGGCCCAGAGCCTCGCTCCAAGGTCCTGGAGATCACCCTGCCTATTGCCACGGCCACGTTCGTCCTTGTAGTGGGAACTGTCATCATTCTGTTTCTTCGCAAGAGATTCAGGTACAGGGAGCTGCGGGAAGATTGGGAGGTCGATTTCGGGCCGCACCGCTTCTCCTTCAAGGACCTGTTCCATGCGACGGAAGGGTTCAAGGAAAAGAACCTGCTTGGCGTGGGCGGGTTCGGCAAGGTGTACAAAGGGACCCTCCCAAAGTCCAAACTGAAAATAGCGGTGAAGAGGGTGTCGCACGAGTCGAGGCAAGGGATGAAAGAATTCATCGCGGAGGTTGTCAGTATCGGCCGGCTCAGACACCGCAACCTTGTGCCCCTGCTAGGCTATTGCCGGAGGAAAGGTGAACTTCTTTTGGTTTATGACTACATGTCAAATGGAAGCCTCAATCAGTATCTATACTCTGAAGATGGCAAGCCATCACTGAATTGGGAGGAGAGGTTACATATTATCAAGGGTGTCGCGTTCGGATTGTTTTACCTTCACGAGAAGTGGGAGAAAGTTGTCATACACCGAGACGTCAAGCCGAGCAACGTGCTTCTGGACAGTGAAATGAATGCAAGACTGGGTGACTTTGGTCTCTCAAGGTTGTACGACCATGGCACTGATCCACAAACCACTCATATGGTTGGAACCATGGGATACCTGGCGCCTGAGTTCGTACGCACGGGGAAGGCATCCGCTCTTACAGACGTGTTTGCATTCGGCATATTTCTCCTAGAGGTCACTTCTGGGCAGAGGCCTATCAAGCAGAACCCATTTGGCAACAAGCACACATTGGTCGACTGGGTTATAGAGCGCTGGCACAACGGATCGCTCATGGATACCGTGGATCCGAGACTGCAGGGTCACTACGGCGTTGATGATGCATCTTTGGTACTGAAGCTAGGACTTCTGTGCTCGCACCCTTTTACTAGCGCAAGGCCCACAATGCGGCAAGTCATGCAGTACCTGGAAGGTGATACACCACTCCCGGAGCTAACACCAGCACACTTCAGCTTCACTATGCAGGCCTTGACGCAAAACAGAGGATTGGAGTCACCAAACTTGCAATATCCTCAGTTATCGACGAGTTTTGCCACTTTTTCCGACCTTTCAGGAGGAAGATAA
- the LOC109784609 gene encoding L-type lectin-domain containing receptor kinase SIT2, translating to MMNSVLMLVRLLILCLVLAAKATGDDQLVYSGFTGANLTLDGAATVTPDGLLELTNGTDQQKGHAFYPTPLRFAGGSPGGGTVRSFSASFVFAIQSIYTDLSAHGMAFVVASSKNFSSALPGQLLGLTDIQNNGNGSNHFFAVELDTIQNKEFDDLNANHAGANVNGLRSLQSYYAGYFDDEDGSFHNLSLISREAMQVWVDYDHRTAQITVTMAPLKVGRPVRPLFTTTYNLTTAVTDVAYVGFSSATGTINVRHYVLGWSFAMNGPAPAIDIAKLPKLPRMGPKPRSKVLDIVLPIASGAFVLALGAIVLLVLRRRFRYAELREDWEVEFGPQRFSYKDLYRATEGFSDTHLLGIGGFGRVYRGTLLVSKVEVAVKKVAHDSKQGIKEFISEVVSIGRLQHSNLAPLLGYCRRRGELFLVYEYMPNGSVDKYLHRREGKPILNWAQRWHIIKGIASCLVYLHEEWEKVVIHRDIKASNVLLDGDMNGRLGDFGLARLYDHDADPQTTHVVGTIGYLAPELGHTSKATPLTDVFAFGVFILEVTCGQRPVNPNLEDSQVLLVESVLEQWNKGSLLDAVDKQLGGNYNADEACLALKLGLLCSHPFANARPTMRQVMQYLDRDMPLPEMTPTDLSFQMMTIMQNEGFDQFVMTYPSSTASVDSTSVLTVGR from the coding sequence ATGATGAATAGTGTGCTCATGCTTGTCCGGCTCCTCATCCTCTGCCTTGTTCTAGCAGCCAAAGCCACCGGCGATGACCAACTCGTCTACTCCGGTTTCACCGGCGCCAACCTCACCTTGGACGGTGCGGCCACGGTGACTCCAGACGGCCTCCTCGAGCTCACCAACGGCACGGACCAGCAGAAGGGCCACGCCTTCTACCCGACCCCGCTGCGCTTCGCCGGAGGGTCTCCCGGCGGCGGCACCGTGCGGTCCTTCTCGGCCTCCTTCGTGTTCGCCATCCAGTCCATCTACACCGACCTGAGCGCCCACGGCATGGCCTTCGTGGTGGCGTCGAGCAAGAACTTCTCGTCCGCGCTGCCCGGCCAGCTCCTGGGCCTCACGGACATCCAGAACAACGGCAACGGTAGCAACCACTTCTTCGCCGTGGAGCTCGACACCATCCAGAACAAGGAGTTCGACGACCTCAACGCCAACCACGCCGGCGCCAACGTCAACGGCCTCCGGTCGCTGCAGTCCTACTACGCCGGCTACTTTGATGACGAGGACGGTAGCTTCCACAACCTGAGCCTGATCAGCCGTGAGGCCATGCAGGTCTGGGTGGATTACGACCACAGGACTGCACAAATCACCGTCACCATGGCTCCCCTCAAGGTAGGCCGACCAGTAAGGCCGTTGTTCACCACCACCTACAACCTCACCACCGCAGTGACAGACGTCGCGTACGTCGGTTTCTCCTCGGCGACCGGCACGATCAACGTGCGACACTACGTGCTTGGCTGGAGCTTCGCCATGAACGGCCCAGCTCCGGCCATCGACATCGCGAAGCTACCAAAGCTTCCGCGCATGGGACCGAAGCCACGATCCAAGGTGCTGGACATAGTACTGCCAATAGCTTCCGGAGCGTTCGTGCTCGCCTTGGGCGCCATTGTTCTCCTGGTATTACGGAGACGTTTCCGGTACGCCGAGCTGCGAGAAGATTGGGAGGTCGAGTTCGGTCCACAGCGGTTCTCGTACAAGGACCTGTACCGTGCAACGGAAGGTTTCAGCGACACGCACCTGCTAGGAATCGGAGGATTTGGGAGGGTGTACAGGGGCACCCTTCTGGTGTCCAAAGTGGAGGTTGCTGTGAAGAAGGTTGCACACGACTCGAAGCAGGGCATCAAGGAATTCATCTCGGAGGTCGTGAGCATAGGACGTCTCCAACACAGCAATCTTGCGCCATTGCTAGGATACTGCAGACGAAGAGGCGAATTGTTTCTGGTGTACGAGTACATGCCAAATGGGAGCGTTGACAAGTACTTGCACCGTAGAGAAGGCAAACCCATTTTGAATTGGGCTCAGAGGTGGCACATCATCAAAGGCATTGCGTCATGTCTGGTCTACCTTCATGAAGAGTGGGAGAAAGTGGTCATCCACCGCGACATCAAAGCCAGTAACGTCCTCCTCGATGGTGACATGAATGGAAGACTCGGTGACTTTGGCCTTGCAAGGTTGTACGACCACGACGCCGACCCCCAAACCACACATGTGGTGGGAACCATAGGATACCTTGCTCCTGAGCTTGGGCATACTAGCAAAGCAACCCCTCTCACTGATGTGTTTGCGTTTGGGGTGTTCATTCTTGAAGTTACTTGTGGGCAGAGGCCAGTAAATCCAAACTTAGAGGATAGCCAAGTATTGTTGGTCGAATCGGTGCTCGAGCAATGGAACAAGGGATCGCTCCTTGATGCCGTGGATAAGCAGCTTGGGGGCAACTACAACGCCGACGAGGCATGTTTGGCTCTAAAGCTAGGCCTGTTATGCTCTCATCCATTCGCCAATGCAAGGCCTACTATGCGACAGGTGATGCAGTACCTTGACAGGGACATGCCATTGCCGGAGATGACACCGACGGATTTAAGCTTTCAGATGATGACCATAATGCAGAATGAAGGATTTGACCAATTTGTCATGACATATCCTTCATCAACAGCGAGTGTTGACAGCACATCCGTCCTTACAGTTGGGAGGTGA